A segment of the Rhizobium sp. ZPR4 genome:
CTCAAGGGAAGGATGAGAGTGATGAAGAAGACCTATCATGGAAGCTGCCATTGCGGCGCCGTCGCTTACGAAGCCGATCTCGATCTGCAGGGCGGCACCTTCAAATGCAACTGCTCGATCTGCAGGAAGAAGCGCAACTGGCTGGCCGTCGCCACGCCTGCCGATTTCCGCCTGACCTCGGGCGAAGACAGCATCGGCGAATATCAGTTCGGCCCGCGCATCCTGCACCACCTCTTTTGCAAGAATTGCGGCATCAGCTCCTTCAACTGGGGCGAAAATCCCGCACTCGGCGGCAAGTTCTATGCGATCAGCATCAGCTGCCTGGACGATGCCACCGATGAGGAACTCGCCTCGCTTCCCGTTGGATATTTCGACGGCCGCGACGATCGCTTCGATCGCGCACCGGAGGAAACGCGCTATCTCTAGCGAAATGGTCTAGCTTTTGGTGGCTAGCCAAATGACGTGACGCGCGCCTGTCTTGCCATTGGCGCGCATGTTGACCACCTCGGCGGTAAAGCCGCTGTCGCGCAGACGCTTTGTAAAGCGCTCGTCAGGTCCCGAAGACCAGACCGCAAGGACGCCACCGGGCCGCAGCGCATCACGCGCCGCCTTCAGACCCTGATAGTCGTAAAGGCCGTCATTGGCCTCCGACGTGATGCCATCAGGGCCGTTGTCGACATCGAGCAGGATGGCGTCGTAAGCCGCCTTGCGGGCGCGGATAAGTGGGCGCACGTCACCCTCGTGGATGGCCACACGAGGATCATCGAGGCAGCCATCAAAGACCGTCGCCATCGGCCCGCGTGCCCAGGTCACGACAGCCGGAACCAGCTCCGCGACCGTAACCTTGGCGTCCGAGCCGAGTTCGCCGAGGGCCGCGCGCAAGGTAAAGCCCATGCCGAGACCGCCGATCAGTATGTGCGGCGTCTTCCGGCCTTTGATTTTCTCGCAGGAAAGTGTCGCAAGTGCGCGCTCGGAGCCGCTCAGGCGGCTGTTCATCAGCTCGTTGGTGCCGAGCATGATGGAGAATTCCTGGCCGCGCTGCTTCAAGCGCAGCTCGCCGCCGCCGGGGATTTTCGCAGTGTCGAGCAAGGTCCAGGGGATCACGGGCAACTCTCCAAAGCAATTCCGGGAAAAACGCGTAGCGGTTTTTCGTCCGGAATTGCGTGTCAAACAGGTTGTTTCGAATTGCCCGGGACCATAGTCTCTAGAAGCTGCCAAGAATAGACGCGCTTATCCCAAACGGATATAGGGCACATCCTTTTTCGCAACTTCGTCCAGCGCTTCCTCATAGCCGGCATCGGCGTAGCGCATGACGCCGAGGGCCGTGTCGTTGGTGAGCGCATGGTCTAGCCGTTCGTCGGCGGCAGCCGTGCCGTCGGCGACCACCGTGACGCCGCAGCTCGTCATGTAGCCGGCATAGCCGCCGCCGCCCGAATGGACGACAACAAGGTCGGCCATGGACGAGCAGAGCATCATGGCGTCGATCAGCGGCCAGTCGGCGATAGCGTCGGAGCCGTCCTTCATGCCTTCGGTCATGATGTTCGGGTGTGCCATGGCGCCAGCATCGAGATGGTCGCGCGAAAACGCGATCGGACCCTTCAGCGCGCCGCTTGCGACAAGCTCGTTGACGCGGCGGGCAAGTGCTGTGCGCTCACCATGGCCGAGCCATGCAATACGCGCTGGCAGCCCTTCGAACGGCACATGCTCACGGGCAAGCTTGATCCAGTTGGTGATGATCTTGTTGTCCGGGAACATTTCCAGAAGCAGATCGTCGATGCGGGCGATATCGCTTTCCTCGCCCGAAAGCGCCATCCAGCGGAACGGGCCGATAGCGCGGCAGAAGAGCGGCCGCAGATAGGCTTCGGTGAAGATCGGGATATCGAAGGCGTTCGCGACGCCGCCTTCCTTCGCCTGGGTGCGGATCAGGTTGCCGTTGTCGAAGACTTCGGAACCCTTTTTCTGGAAATCCAGCATGGCCTTCACGTGCTCGACGATCGAGGCGCGGCTTGCCGCCATCAGTTGGCCCTGACCGTCGTCGCGAAGATCCCTAACTTGCTGCAGATTCATGCCCTTTGGCACATAGCCATAGACGAGATCGTGGGCCGAGGTCTGATCGGTGACGATATCGGGCACGATGCCGCGGCGTGCAATCTCGGGATAGATCTCGGCCGCATTGCCGACGAGGCCGACGGATAGCGCCCGCTTCTCCTTGACCGCCGCATCGATCATCGCCAGCGCGGAATCGAGGTCCGGGGCGATTTCCTGCAAATAGCCGATTTCCTGGCGCTTCCTGGCGCGTTCCGCATCGATATCGACGCAGAGGATCGCAGCACCCGCCATGCGGCCGGCGAGCGGCTGCGCGCCGCCCATGCCGCCGAGCCCGGCGGTCAGCACGAAACGGCCGAAGAGATCGCCGCCGAAGCGGCGCTCGGCGATGCGCATGAAGATTTCGTAGGTACCCTGGATCACACCCTGGCTGCCGATATATTGCCAGGCGCCGGCCGTCAGGCCGCCCCAGCAGATCAAGCCCTTGCGCTGTAGTTCGTAGAACACCTCGGCCTTTGCCCATTGCCCGACGATGTTGCAGTTCGCCATGATGACGAGCGGCGCCTTGTCATGCGTGCGGATGAGGCCGATCGGCTTGCCGGATTGGATGAGCAGGGTCTGGTTCTCATCCATCTCGGTCAGCGCCTTGACGATGCCCTTATGCGCCGCCCAGTTGCGGGCCGCCTTGCCAAGAGCAGCATAGACGACGAGATTGTCGGGATCTTCGCCGACCGAGAGCACGTTTTCGAGCAGCCGCAGCAGGGCCTCCTGCCGCCAGCCTTTCGCACGCAGCTCCGGGCCGCCCGGAATGGGGAATTTCGGGTGACGTGGATTGGCTTTCGGCATGGATTTCCCTTCCCTGTTTTCTTTGTTGTTTCGGCGGCCCGGCTATTTCGGCGGCAGGCCTTCGACGAAGTCCAGCGCGGCCAGAAGCAGCCGCTTGCGCAGCATGTCGTTGCCATAGGCTCCCGGCCCGGCGCGCACCCATCCCTGCATTTCCCGGCCGCGGGACAGCATGGGTTTGACGTCATGCTGCTCCAGCGCCCAGGTGTCGTTGCCTTTGCCAAGGCGGATCAGCATCCCGTCGTCACGGGCGCCGCACAGCAGATGGCCATTGAGCAGAAAGGCCCAGCCGCCGAACATCGCTTTCTCGCTAAGCCCGGGTCGTTCCCCAAGCTCGTCTCTCAGCAATTCCTCAAGACCGGCGTCGCGGGCCATTCAAGCCTCCTGTGCTTTTCAGCCTTTCTTGCCGGCCAGAGCGTGATGCCGAAAAGTGTAGGCGGTTTTCGGACGACATCACGCTCTACTTCTCTGATTCTAGAGCGGATTCAGATTTTAGGTCGAACAGACCTAAAATCATCCGGCTCTAGCGCGTATTTCGCGATCTCGATCCCCATCGCCTTTTCGACGGAGGGATAGACAGTCGGGTCGAGCACGCTGGCAGAGAGCGGAATGATATCCATCGGCACATGCAGGATGAAAACCTTCATGCCTTCGTGCAGCTGGCCGACGCTCAAGGGCTCGCCTTCCGGCGACAGCGTTGATATGACGGAGGGGAAGGTCGCGAGCCGCTTGCCGCCGGTATCCTCGACGGCCATGTATTCGTTCATCACATGCATGACGACGGCCTTGTCGCCTGAGCCGACGGTGACGGTGCCGATATCGAAGGCTTCCTTCGTGTAGACGACGTCCTTCTTCGTGATGGTGCCTTCGGCCAGGATATGACCGCCCGTCGTCTTGCAGATGGCGTCGATGACGGCGCTGCCGCCCTTCTTTTCCGCCTCGATGATCGCTTCGCCGAGCGAAAGCGCCATGGAGATGCCGCCGAGTGCCGCGTGCGTGCGGACGTAAGACGCACGCAAGGGATTGCGGCAGGAAGCGATGAAGCCGCCGGACTGGTCGGAGGCTACACGCAGGATCGGCGAAATCTTCGCCGTCGCACCCTTGACCACCAGCTCGATATAGCGGTTTTCGGCGCGGTTGCCGCCGACGGCGGTCTGGATCATCTGCTCGGGCGAGCCCGCCATGCCGATCGAACCCATATCGCCCGTCGGATGGGCGCGGATGTCACCCACCGCGTCCACCACCTTGGTTCCGAGAATGGCCGATGGCAGCCAGCCGTTCAGCGTCGAGGACTTGCCATTCTGGCCGATGATCAGGCCGGAAAGCTTCTCGCCAAGTTCGTCCTGCAGCAGCTGTGCGGCTTTCACATAGTCGATGCCCTGCATTTCCCAGGGGGTCGTGGAGGCCGGTGCGCCGATGGCGGCTGCCGTGGCAATCCAGTCGTTGTCGTTGAGTTCGTCGATCGACACCAGCTCCGGCTTGCCGACATTGACGGCCGCATAGCCGAGCATGCGGCCATGGTCGGCCCAGCCGCCACCGCCTGCGGCGTAAACGGAGCCGCCCTTGACGGCCGCTTCCACATCCTTGGCAACGAGTACGCGTCCCATTGGCTACTCCCGGTTCTGTTTGAGGTTCTTGTCCATGTCGCGCACCGCTTCGAAAAGAACGGCGGCGCCCATGGCGATGTCGTCATTCTCGGCCCACTCCTCGGCGCAGTGGCTGCGGCCTTCCTTGCAGGGCACGAAGATCATGGCGGCTGGCGCAACCTTGGCGATCCAGGCCGTGTCGTGGCCGGCGCCGGAGGCCATGCGGCGGTGCTTGGCGCCGACAGTCTCGCAGGCACGCTCGAGCGTTTCGAGCAGCACCGGAGCACCGGGGGTCGGCATGTTGTCGGAGACGCGCACCGGCGTATTGATCGTGACGCCGTA
Coding sequences within it:
- a CDS encoding TfoX/Sxy family protein; the encoded protein is MARDAGLEELLRDELGERPGLSEKAMFGGWAFLLNGHLLCGARDDGMLIRLGKGNDTWALEQHDVKPMLSRGREMQGWVRAGPGAYGNDMLRKRLLLAALDFVEGLPPK
- a CDS encoding urocanate hydratase; amino-acid sequence: MPKANPRHPKFPIPGGPELRAKGWRQEALLRLLENVLSVGEDPDNLVVYAALGKAARNWAAHKGIVKALTEMDENQTLLIQSGKPIGLIRTHDKAPLVIMANCNIVGQWAKAEVFYELQRKGLICWGGLTAGAWQYIGSQGVIQGTYEIFMRIAERRFGGDLFGRFVLTAGLGGMGGAQPLAGRMAGAAILCVDIDAERARKRQEIGYLQEIAPDLDSALAMIDAAVKEKRALSVGLVGNAAEIYPEIARRGIVPDIVTDQTSAHDLVYGYVPKGMNLQQVRDLRDDGQGQLMAASRASIVEHVKAMLDFQKKGSEVFDNGNLIRTQAKEGGVANAFDIPIFTEAYLRPLFCRAIGPFRWMALSGEESDIARIDDLLLEMFPDNKIITNWIKLAREHVPFEGLPARIAWLGHGERTALARRVNELVASGALKGPIAFSRDHLDAGAMAHPNIMTEGMKDGSDAIADWPLIDAMMLCSSMADLVVVHSGGGGYAGYMTSCGVTVVADGTAAADERLDHALTNDTALGVMRYADAGYEEALDEVAKKDVPYIRLG
- a CDS encoding GFA family protein — protein: MKKTYHGSCHCGAVAYEADLDLQGGTFKCNCSICRKKRNWLAVATPADFRLTSGEDSIGEYQFGPRILHHLFCKNCGISSFNWGENPALGGKFYAISISCLDDATDEELASLPVGYFDGRDDRFDRAPEETRYL
- a CDS encoding DUF917 domain-containing protein; translated protein: MGRVLVAKDVEAAVKGGSVYAAGGGGWADHGRMLGYAAVNVGKPELVSIDELNDNDWIATAAAIGAPASTTPWEMQGIDYVKAAQLLQDELGEKLSGLIIGQNGKSSTLNGWLPSAILGTKVVDAVGDIRAHPTGDMGSIGMAGSPEQMIQTAVGGNRAENRYIELVVKGATAKISPILRVASDQSGGFIASCRNPLRASYVRTHAALGGISMALSLGEAIIEAEKKGGSAVIDAICKTTGGHILAEGTITKKDVVYTKEAFDIGTVTVGSGDKAVVMHVMNEYMAVEDTGGKRLATFPSVISTLSPEGEPLSVGQLHEGMKVFILHVPMDIIPLSASVLDPTVYPSVEKAMGIEIAKYALEPDDFRSVRPKI